A window of Castanea sativa cultivar Marrone di Chiusa Pesio chromosome 1, ASM4071231v1 contains these coding sequences:
- the LOC142629044 gene encoding replication protein A 70 kDa DNA-binding subunit E-like, with amino-acid sequence MIQEQEETDKLTDARLMLDMILKMSMEYTTLKQISRDKDNSKLKVRVLRMWDAINIANNHDLISLDMILVDKEGTSIHASIRKNLAQSFRPQLNEGSIYTITNFLVEENKGNYRPVHNQLKILFNSTTSVSKFNGFDHSIPQSQFEFADYGTIASRCYDNTYLTDVIGILDYIGAIEEIKTRGRPTKMRNIQLLLEESKSIRTTLWGNITQQIDDDFYKTNKGPFILIVTSTIVKSFRGEYQLSSTFATKLYVNLDIPEVVEIRNKYTTMNITVKDILPKELPKPQDEELALHNKKTVAEIKNLEWNSNTKDLLVTCNAKIINVNNKYGWYYVACLICKTKVKQVKGVLWCERCKNQPKFAVPSYRIQVQVQDETDSTTFILFDKGAERIISKTAKELAEMQEEIFKLDGNTIPKEIQKIIGNEYLFQLHLDEYNLKYGKENYTVSKILEIEISHKQNDSCKVEEHQDTMEEIVKKSRKDKYIASPKTEIGETSVERPERIPLQMLQKRQKSAKQNAAKKKKN; translated from the exons ATGATCCAAGAACAAGAGGAAACGGACAAGCTGACTGATGCAAGGTTGATGCTAGACATG ATTTTAAAGATGAGTATGGAATATACAACTTTGAAACAGATATCAAGGGACAAAGATAAttcaaaactgaaagttagagttTTACGAATGTGGGATGCAATTAATATAGCAAACAACCATGATCTGATCAGCCTTGATATGATATTGGTTGACAAAGAG GGAACATCGATACATGCAAGCATCAGAAAGAATCTTGCTCAAAGTTTTCGTCCACAACTAAATGAAGGCAGCATATATACAATTACAAATTTCTTAGttgaagaaaataaagggaACTATCGTCCAGTACATAATCAACTCAAAATACTTTTCAATTCAACAACTTCGGTCTCAAAATTCAACGGATTTGATCATTCAATTCCTCAATCCCAATTTGAATTTGCTGATTATGGAACAATAGCTTCCCGTTGCTATGACAATACTTACTTGACTg ATGTGATTGGCATATTGGACTACATTGGAGCCATTGAGGAGATCAAAACAAGAGGGCGTCCAACAAAGATGAGAAACATTCAACTGTTGTTAGAAGA GAGCAAATCAATTCGAACAACTTTGTGGGGAAATATTACACAACAAATAGATGATGATTtctacaaaacaaataaagggCCATTCATTCTAATAGTCACTTCAACTATTGTGAAATCTTTCAGAG GTGAGTATCAGCTATCGTCAACTTTTGCAACAAAGTTGTACGTCAATTTAGACATTCCAGAAGTTGTAGAAATTAGAAACAA ATACACCACAATGAACATAACCGTAAAAGATATACTGCCAAAGGAACTACCTAAACCACAAGATGAAGAACTTGCcttacataataaaaaaacagtGGCTGAAATAAAGAACTTGGAATGGAACTCAAACACAAAG GACTTACTGGTAACATGCAATGCCAAAATCATTAATGTCAACAACAAATATGGATGGTATTATGTTGCATGTCTTATATGCAAGACGAAAGTGAAACAAGTCAAAGGAGTTCTATGGTGTGAACGTTGTAAAAATCAGCCAAAATTTGCAGTCCCAAG CTATAGAATTCAAGTCCAAGTACAAGATGAGACCGATTCAACCACATTCATATTGTTTGACAAAGGAGCTGAACGAATTATATCTAAAACTGCAAAAGAACTTGCAGAGATGCAAGAAGAG ATTTTCAAATTAGATGGGAATACaataccaaaagaaattcaaaaaataattggcAACGAATATTTGTTCCAACTGCATCTTGATGAATATAATTTGAagtatggaaaagaaaattacacAGTTTCGAAGATTTTGGAGATAGAAATTTCACATAAGCAAAATGACTCATGTAAAGTTGAAGAGCATCAG GACACAATGgaggaaattgtaaaaaaatcaaGGAAGGACAAATACATAGCCAGTCCAAAAACAGAAATAGGAGAAACATCTGTTGAAAGACCTGAAAGAATACCGCTCCAAATGCTTCAAAAACGCCAGAAAAGTGCTAAGCAAAAtgcagcaaaaaagaaaaaaaactga